Genomic DNA from Penaeus monodon isolate SGIC_2016 chromosome 15, NSTDA_Pmon_1, whole genome shotgun sequence:
GTTTTCTACGTCAATAGACGAGGCTTCAGTTGTTTTATCTATGGCTGACATGGATACGGAAACCTTTACGTCCTTAGTAACTTTTTCTGGACTAAAAGTTGTTGCTTCACTTGTTTTTTGCAGATTTTTGGTTTCAGTGTTTTTCTCAAAGGCTGGGTTTGTGGCTTCTGCAAAAGTGTTTGGTTTTGAGGCTAATGGATCTGTTGTGGATTCAACATTTCTTTCTACATCTGAAGTGGATTTAGGAAGTCTTTCTATATCAGAAGCGGCCGCGGTAAGGTTTTTTCCATTTGAAATTGTAGCTTCTGAAACGTCTTCAACTAGATTTGAAGTCTGTACATCAGTAACTTCCTCTCTTGAAGCTTCAGTAATTCCTTCTATAAATTCTTTGGAAGTGAGGGCCCTATGGATCaaagttttttctctttcttgaatTGTGACTTCTGTAAAGTTTTCTTGATCTATAGTTGTGTCTTCAGAAATATTATCCTGAAGTAAGGTTTCAGTTTCTTCACGATATGCTTCAGTAACTTCTTTCCTGCTGTCAGTAAGGTCACTCGTGGAAGAAACGGTTCTATTTCGATTCCCTCGCGATGTAGCTTCCGGTTCCTTAGTTCTTGGCAAATTGTTGGACTGAGTAGTAGCGTCATCAGCCACCCTGTTTGGAAAAGTTTTATCATTCGTTAGAGTTGAAAATGCACAATCTGAAACTTCATCTGAAATGGGACTTATAGCAACAGTGTCTTTCTCTGAATGCGAAGTCTCTAACATCGCTGTATTttctttgggtgttttttgggctACAAAGGAAGTTGTCATTTGAGCATCCTCAGTAGTTTTCAACTGAGGAGTCTGCACGGTCATATTGTTCACTTCAGCAGTAATGTTCAAGGGAGTCACAATTGTTGCATTGCTCATTTCAGCTGTAGTGTTCAGCAAAGGAGTCACCATCGTCGTGTTGTTCATTGGTGTGGTAGTGTTCAAAGCATGAAGTTCCTCTGAGAGATTTAAAGTAAGTAATCCATCTACAGTACTTACCAAAATGGGGTTGTTTGTCAGGTTCATGAC
This window encodes:
- the LOC119582342 gene encoding uncharacterized protein LOC119582342, yielding MQHINAAHCDTRRKSFVMNLTNNPILVSTVDGLLTLNLSEELHALNTTTPMNNTTMVTPLLNTTAEMSNATIVTPLNITAEVNNMTVQTPQLKTTEDAQMTTSFVAQKTPKENTAMLETSHSEKDTVAISPISDEVSDCAFSTLTNDKTFPNRVADDATTQSNNLPRTKEPEATSRGNRNRTVSSTSDLTDSRKEVTEAYREETETLLQDNISEDTTIDQENFTEVTIQEREKTLIHRALTSKEFIEGITEASREEVTDVQTSNLVEDVSEATISNGKNLTAAASDIERLPKSTSDVERNVESTTDPLASKPNTFAEATNPAFEKNTETKNLQKTSEATTFSPEKVTKDVKVSVSMSAIDKTTEASSIDVENATEMSLLEQETVIEASTSNLGKVTEDTTEITASATSSIEECQGVENVTEISYSDLGTRSTDITSYIETNTLGPGNVSKTSASVNENVI